In the Naumovozyma dairenensis CBS 421 chromosome 4, complete genome genome, one interval contains:
- the RSM27 gene encoding mitochondrial 37S ribosomal protein mS33 (similar to Saccharomyces cerevisiae RSM27 (YGR215W); ancestral locus Anc_5.115): MPVLKARLLKVAELSAKIFDENFNPTGARTGAKILSQRLKGPAIASYYGNPDVLKFKHLKTLYPNFQFTDPEENYRLAKIEAKKRRGKGAPKKTKKGDVKGKGKK, from the coding sequence ATGCCAGTTTTGAAGGCTCGGTTATTAAAAGTTGCGGAGTTATCtgcaaaaatatttgacgAAAACTTCAATCCCACGGGAGCAAGAACAGGGGCCAAGATTCTTTCTCAACGACTTAAAGGTCCAGCAATAGCTAGTTATTATGGGAATCCCGATgtattgaaattcaaaCATTTGAAAACGCTCTATCCGAACTTTCAATTCACAGATccagaagaaaattatagaTTGGCGAAAATTGAAGCAAAGAAACGTCGTGGTAAAGGTGCCCCTAAGAAGACAAAAAAAGGTGATGTTAAAGGGAAAGGTAAGAAATAA
- the GPI1 gene encoding phosphatidylinositol N-acetylglucosaminyltransferase (similar to Saccharomyces cerevisiae GPI1 (YGR216C); ancestral locus Anc_5.114), which translates to MSNYVFWPRELRDKEKRYESNESIVALAISLEGANTVVLDVLPQELFLHDINLKSPYSLVAIRPKGSNMWVFEDEDSFIIEFLAPPLKSMRFFSLEPIPLILPEKETTDENLLPLAADNFQLLSNHIRYHTTDSRLRATLRLINLFHKHVQELKDLYPTLFTNETIALDYTKVDYMYTWYTSTGLHRFIGCTFLYVSVCICQTAKLVSNSLSTLSIPLVDISATARQIDLRCQQLCYFPLQYVQIKNKISSLWSKEHPSNASEKTDILKEDLPSQYYPEYIRFFNTIWLILNDISFGLILAAIIGQYFDFIISMFHFVVHFFINNILIKGSKTLANNPFGVKLNEELGVFLSDIFLWIISFFYESFIEPITRENNLGIFLKITIQVTCCIGCSFGISMIVDFFSILFLPIYIFYHISRKLYHWDLSIMLSLFYLFCGKKNNVLRDRIDHNYFQLDQMLVGTVLFIILLFLTPTVLAFYVFYTFLQMTVVSVEIGLESLIALINHFPLFVLMLRLKDPKRIPGGISIVKKVTDIHTNEAYVLQLQNSPIKIGTMFKPYSALMTQMKINYFSVGTVKKIAGGLPIMMNRNKLYYILYSSLPKTSPSILELYLPLKDALVGKQQE; encoded by the coding sequence ATGAGTAACTACGTTTTTTGGCCTAGAGAATTGAGGGACAAAGAGAAGCGGTATGAAAGTAATGAAAGTATTGTGGCTCTGGCAATATCTTTAGAAGGTGCAAACACTGTAGTTCTCGATGTACTTCCGCAAGAACTGTTTCTCCATGATATTAATCTTAAATCACCATATTCGTTGGTTGCTATTAGACCTAAAGGGAGTAATATGTGGGTCTtcgaagatgaagattcATTCATAATAGAATTCCTTGCACCGCCATTAAAATCAATGCGGTTCTTTTCTTTGGAACCTATACCTCTGATATTACCAGAGAAAGAAACCACAGATGAAAATTTACTACCTTTAGCTGCTGACAACTTTCAGCTTCTTTCCAACCATATCAGGTATCATACTACGGATTCCCGTCTGAGAGCAACTTTACGCTTAATTAACCTTTTCCATAAACATGTACAAGAACTCAAGGATCTATACCCGACTTTATTCACCAATGAAACAATTGCCTTAGATTATACTAAGGTAGATTATATGTACACTTGGTATACATCCACAGGCTTACATCGATTTATAGGCTGTACTTTTCTTTATGTTAGTGTATGCATATGCCAAACCGCTAAGTTAGTTTCCAACTCACTTAGTACGTTGTCTATTCCTTTAGTCGATATCTCTGCAACAGCCCGCCAGATAGATCTAAGGTGCCAACAGTTATGTTATTTCCCATTACAATACGTGCAaatcaagaacaagatTTCATCATTGTGGTCGAAAGAGCATCCAAGTAATGCTTCAGAGAAGACagatattttaaaagaagatcTCCCTAGTCAATATTATCCAGAATATATTCGATTTTTTAACACGATATGGCTGATTCTTAACGATATTTCGTTTGGTCTGATTTTAGCAGCAATAATAGGTCAATATTTTGACTTTATTATCTCCATGTTCCATTTCgttgttcattttttcatcaataatatccTAATAAAGGGGTCAAAAACTCTTGCTAACAATCCGTTTGGTgtaaaattgaatgaagaaCTTGGGGTTTTCTTAAGTGACATATTTCTTTGGATTATCTCTTTCTTTTACGAATCCTTTATTGAGCCTATAACGCGAGAAAACAATTTAGGAATATTCCTAAAGATTACCATACAAGTAACTTGTTGCATTGGCTGTTCGTTCGGTATTTCGATGATAgttgatttcttttccatATTGTTCCTTCcgatttatattttttaccATATCAGCAGGAAATTATATCATTGGGACTTAAGTATAATGTTGAgtttattttatcttttctgtgggaaaaaaaataatgtacTGCGTGACAGAATTGAtcataattattttcaattagACCAAATGTTAGTTGGTACtgttttgtttattatattattgtttttgacCCCAACTGTTTTGGCCTTTTACGTATTCTACACATTTTTACAGATGACGGTAGTTTCAGTTGAGATCGGGTTAGAATCACTAATTGCATTGATTAATCATTTCCcattgtttgttttgatGTTGAGGTTGAAAGATCCGAAAAGAATTCCAGGCGGTATTTCAATTGTTAAGAAGGTGACTGATATACATACTAATGAAGCCTATGTtttacaattacaaaatagTCCTATTAAAATTGGTACGATGTTTAAGCCCTATTCTGCGCTAATGACTCAAATGAAgatcaattatttttccGTAGGTACTGTTAAGAAAATTGCAGGAGGTTTACCAATCATGATGAATAGAAACAAGCTTTACTATATACTGTATTCTTCTTTGCCTAAGACATCTCCATCTattcttgaattatatttacCATTGAAAGATGCATTGGTAGGGAAGCAACAAGAATAG
- the CCH1 gene encoding calcium channel protein CCH1 (similar to Saccharomyces cerevisiae CCH1 (YGR217W); ancestral locus Anc_5.113) — protein MDGRRSRAFTEPSEAQDIFRDPDDQTNHNGQDAPKPIIIPQLNIIPPHNQSDETLEGSSTQLESKMAKIFRTHIGYNKDTRKHPKLSLRTNSDSQISIQSDGISPNIHSAFPTLQNIGTKDERLRSPLPSERSNRRPSASSSNPDAPPRSAKVLSLIAPEDMDEFEDLEKEFRNAIDEKGLTWLPQVSPKKPATVDTTSQNGHDELRVSGKWSYNNEQTPEEGPSRTPNSAGVYGDGSIFVDDIGSKELDTSFKENDIAVSTISLPLPDFEQPLNKPILKTLKLYGNSIAMIPPTNPIRIRLARFHTDRRYKTAYFLLLLFFTILLSYRTYNPRNVDFFYILTNWSDYVILTLFAYFTVNDITKILAFGFWDDSQMFDAQGRNYRTIVNRIGFWKSYKHLRKKYGSNIIDFFIPPKLLNLEEKAKSKKHHLKSSLTKEEFEQEEKLFYSPRAFARSSWNRIDLVSSFSFWLGIFLSIRGYDKRVGIRVFKPLSVLRILRLVNTDTGLSSILRGVKHGIRQLINVGFMLVYFWAFFGILGVQTFKGSFRRQCVWINPENPTDTYQYSNQFCGGYLEPVTKARMPYVFADGSPGPISKGFLCPQYSQCISNSNPYNGRISFDNIVNSMEMVFIIMSANTFTDLMYYTMDSDEMAACLFFLFSIFVLTIWMMNLLIAVLVSSFELANEKFKRKKLVAPSYESMPVRFIKGYWKYFQVKAAQTKFPNWASRSLRYYRKIEWTMVVLILTDLIMRSCIDATTTADSLLYFAKVDRAISIVLFLESMFRLLCHFPNIWKFLTNTSYVYDFVISIVTLITSCLAADKRLGRVYYWLSIFQISRFYRVILSFPFVKKLWKQVLKNGIMIWNLSSFYFSLTFLSSIIMALYFEGVIPLDAMQDNLLGMTSLPNSFLSLFVIGSTENWTDILYALQQYSPNISSAFFCSVLLIIWFILSNSVVLNIFIALISQSLEIDEDQKRPLQIKHYLKYVYPQKIQEYTHATLITRIRKKFFSRTSPQETSDFKQFLIRGTAIMNIAQNMDELAKELKESQEDAPLNTVFFWCRKLIAYIPFKKIRLYSDNPFYKKPEVVFTEVNDTNGKTYVLELNEFEDEKLAYLRMHPAFNYSYFIFPPRHRFRKFCQRLVPPSTGKRTDGIRFYEDETDLYSKRRYFHHLERDVFVFLYAIVTVLLVVCSCYVTPIYRRDHHMNVWSWDTSLDCAFIFVFLFEFMVKTVADGWLYSPNAYIRNPWNLIDFLVLVSLIINLVSYLHNEGNVSRIFKGLTALRALRCLTISTTARQTFTLVMFDGIKKIGEAGLISFSLLFPFTVWGLNLFRGRLGKCNDSSMGLNSCFNEYTEEVFQWDIMMPRVYQQPHLYFDSFGSAFRSLYEIISLEGWVDLLEDIMNSTGVGSIPSAFSSASSAAFLVLFNFLSMVFILNLFVSFIITNHAKTTGQAYYTIEEKSWLESLKLLTQVKPKAIPNLLEISNFRKFCYRIAVEKTNFYYAMFLQIVLYVHILMLLTKRYTKSTTKTSADTIYFMISTTIFLIQELLRLCGEGLHLYIKQKWNIIRLIILMDSFVLTIIGFSVPYIWVWFHNMKEVFHLIFFLFLIPQNDMLSELIETAMASLPPILSLTYTWAILFLVYAIALNQIFGLTRLGPNTTDNLNFRTVIKSLIALFRCSFGEGWNYIMDDLTVLEPYCYVNDVGNSDCGSLTYAYILLMSWNVLSMYIFMNMFITLIIGNFSYVYRGGGAKSEINRSEIRKFVEAWAKYDSDGTGELDFSYLPRLMHSFDGPLSFTIWEGRLTIKNLVANYMEVNPNDPYDVKVDLEGLNKELSTLDKGKVLQRRLQYRRFVQEVYYTNAYRGALKFSNLLQQIPLYTAYNPRECLGIDHYVRYLYTMGKVDKYLDNRRNVDVLDMVVTRWKYRFRKNHGANNENHLLTRVTPVDQISEVNFPDSSEEVNQNVLPPLTTPRMDFGVNNFMWSPRNAEHSHNPFENLSTSEEHEADDI, from the coding sequence atgGATGGCAGAAGGAGCAGGGCTTTTACTGAGCCATCTGAAGCACAAGACATTTTTCGAGACCCTGATGATCAAACTAATCATAATGGACAAGACGCTCCTaaaccaataataatacccCAACTGAATATCATACCCCCACACAACCAATCAGATGAAACATTAGAGGGCAGTAGTACACAGTTAGAATCAAAGATGGCTAAAATCTTTAGGACTCATATTGGCTACAATAAGGATACAAGAAAACATCCAAAACTATCATTGCGTACTAATTCTGATTCTCAGATAAGTATCCAATCTGATGGCATCTCACCAAATATCCATTCTGCATTTCCAACTTTGCAAAATATAGGAACCAAAGATGAACGACTTCGAAGCCCACTACCAAGTGAAAGATCTAATAGGCGGCCATCTGCTTCCAGTAGTAACCCAGATGCACCGCCAAGATCTGCCAAAGTCTTATCATTAATCGCTCCTGAGGATATGGAcgaatttgaagatttggAGAAAGAATTTAGAAATGCCATAGATGAAAAAGGTTTGACCTGGCTGCCGCAGGTATCGCCGAAGAAGCCTGCCACTGTCGATACCACTTCACAAAACGGTCATGATGAACTACGTGTATCAGGTAAATGGTCTTATAACAATGAACAAACACCAGAAGAGGGGCCAAGTAGAACACCCAACTCAGCTGGAGTATATGGAGATGGTTCAATATTTGTAGACGATATTGGATCGAAAGAATTGGATACATCGTTTAAAGAGAATGATATTGCAGTATCCACTATTTCATTACCTTTACCAGATTTTGAACAACCACTAAATAAACCTATCCTTAAGACACTAAAACTATATGGTAATTCGATTGCTATGATTCCTCCAACCAATCCCATTAGAATTCGGTTGGCTAGATTCCATACAGACCGAAGGTACAAAACTGCCTATTTCTTACTACTATTGTTCTTCACCATCCTTTTATCATACAGAACGTATAACCCTCGCaatgttgattttttctatatattaaCGAATTGGTCGGATTACGTGATACTCACATTATTTGCTTATTTCACAGTTAATgatattacaaaaattcTGGCGTTTGGATTTTGGGATGATTCTCAAATGTTTGATGCACAAGGTCGAAATTACAGAACGATAGTTAATCGTATTGGGTTTTGGAAATCATACAAGCACTTGAGGAAGAAATACGGTTCAAATATTATAGATTTTTTCATCCCGCCCAAACTTCTTAATTTGGAGGAAAAGGCCAAATCAAAAAAGCATCATCTAAAAAGCTCCttaacaaaagaagaatttgagcaagaagaaaagttaTTCTATTCTCCACGGGCATTTGCGCGTTCATCATGGAATAGAATCGATCTAGTATcgtcattttctttttggcTCGGTATCTTCTTATCCATAAGAGGTTATGACAAGAGAGTTGGTATACGAGTTTTCAAACCACTTTCGGTCTTGAGAATATTACGCTTAGTAAATACAGATACAGGTTTGTCATCGATTTTGAGGGGGGTAAAACATGGTATTCGCCAATTGATTAACGTAGGTTTTATGTTGGTTTATTTCTGGGCCTTTTTCGGCATACTTGGTGTACAGACTTTTAAAGGTTCCTTCAGAAGACAATGTGTTTGGATTAATCCGGAAAACCCAACTGACACATACCAATATAGTAATCAATTTTGTGGTGGTTATCTTGAACCTGTAACAAAGGCTAGAATGCCATATGTATTTGCTGATGGATCGCCAGGTCCTATCTCAAAAGGGTTTCTCTGTCCCCAGTATTCTCAATgtatttctaattctaatcCATATAACGGAAGAATAAGCTTCGATAACATTGTCAACTCTATGGAAATggttttcattattatgaGTGCCAATACATTTACGGATTTGATGTACTATACAATGGATTCAGATGAAATGGCAGCTTgccttttcttcttattctCTATTTTCGTTCTAACAATAtggatgatgaatttaCTTATTGCCGTCTTAGTTTCTTCATTCGAATTAGCTAAcgaaaaattcaaaaggaaaaaactGGTAGCACCTTCTTATGAAAGTATGCCAGTTCGATTCATTAAGGGTTAttggaaatattttcaagtAAAGGCTGCTCAGACCAAATTCCCCAATTGGGCCAGCAGAAGTCTTCGCTATTACAGAAAAATTGAGTGGACTATGGTCGTTCTCATTCTTACTGATTTAATTATGCGATCTTGTATTGATGCCACCACCACCGCTGACTCTCTTCTATATTTCGCCAAAGTTGACAGAGCAATTTCAATCGTACTTTTTCTGGAATCTATGTTTCGATTGCTTTGCCATTTCCCTAACATATGGAAGTTTCTGACTAATACAAGTTATGTTTATGATTTCGTTATTTCTATCGTAACATTAATCACATCATGCTTAGCCGCTGATAAACGATTAGGACGTGTATATTATTGGCTTtcaattttccaaatctcCAGATTTTATAGAGTCATTCTCTCCTTTCCGTTTGTCAAGAAATTATGGAAACAAGTTTTAAAAAATGGTATTATGATATGGAACTTGTCTTCATTTTACTTTTCCCTCACTTTCCTTTCCTCTATCATCATGGCATTATATTTCGAAGGAGTGATTCCATTGGATGCCATGCAGGATAATTTACTGGGAATGACATCATTGccaaattcatttttatctttgTTTGTCATTGGGTCCACGGAAAATTGGACTGATATACTTTATGCTTTGCAGCAATATTCTCCTAACATTTCATCAGCGTTCTTCTGCTCAGTGTTGCTCATTATATGGTTTATTCTCTCCAATTCTGttgttttgaatattttcattgcTTTGATATCACAAAGTTTggaaattgatgaagacCAAAAAAGACCTCTACAAATTAAACATTACCTAAAGTACGTATACCCACAAAAGATTCAAGAATATACACATGCAACATTAATCACTAGgataagaaagaaatttttctcTCGAACTTCACCACAAGAAACAAGCGattttaaacaatttttgATTCGAGGTACAGCAATCATGAATATTGCTCAGAATATGGATGAATTAGCGAAAGAACTTAAGGAATCACAAGAAGATGCACCACTAAACACGGTTTTCTTTTGGTGTAGGAAACTCATAGCATATATTCCATTTAAAAAGATTAGACTATATTCAGATAATCCATTCTATAAAAAGCCAGAGGTAGTCTTCACTGAAGTGAATGACACTAATGGGAAAACATATGTTCTTGAATTGAAcgaatttgaagatgagAAACTTGCATATTTAAGAATGCATCCTGCTTTCAATTATTCCTACTTCATCTTCCCACCTAGACATAGATTTAGAAAGTTTTGCCAACGCCTAGTACCTCCAAGTACAGGCAAAAGAACCGATGGTATCCGATTCtatgaagatgaaacaGATTTATACAgtaaaagaagatattttcatcatttagAAAGGGACGTATTTGTCTTTCTTTATGCTATTGTTACTGTTTTGCTAGTTGTTTGTTCCTGTTATGTGACACCAATATATCGAAGAGATCATCATATGAACGTATGGAGTTGGGATACATCTTTGGATTGTGCTTTCATTTTTGTATTCCTATTTGAGTTTATGGTAAAGACCGTTGCCGATGGTTGGCTATACTCTCCTAATGCATATATAAGAAATCCATggaatttaattgatttcttgGTTTTAGTTTCGCTAATAATTAACCTCGTTTCTTATTTGCACAATGAAGGTAATGTTTCGCGTATTTTCAAAGGGTTGACAGCGTTAAGAGCTTTGAGATGTTTGACAATCAGTACAACCGCTAGACAAACTTTTACGCTGGTTATGTTTGACGGTATCAAAAAGATTGGTGAAGCAGGCCTAATATCATTTAGCTTATTGTTTCCTTTTACTGTATGGGGTCTGAATCTGTTTAGAGGGCGCTTAGGGAAATGTAATGATTCTTCGATGGGTCTAAATTCATGTTTTAATGAATACACAGAAGAAGTTTTTCAATGGGATATTATGATGCCAAGAGTCTACCAGCAACCGCATTTGTATTTTGATTCCTTTGGAAGTGCTTTCAGATCACTCTACGAAATTATCTCTCTAGAAGGATGGGTAGATCTTTTGGAAGATATCATGAATAGTACAGGTGTAGGTTCCATCCCATCAGCTTTTTCTTCAGCGAGTAGTGCAGCTTTTTTGGTTCTGTTCAATTTCTTAAGTATGGTATTTATCCTCAATTTGTTTGTTTCATTTATCATCACCAATCATGCCAAAACAACAGGCCAAGCATACTATACCATCGAAGAAAAATCATGGCTTGAATCCTTGAAACTACTAACCCAAGTTAAACCAAAAGCCATCCCTAATCTTCTTGAAATATCCAACTTTAGAAAATTTTGTTATAGAATAGCCGTTGAAAAGACCAACTTTTATTACGCAATGTTCCTCCAGATTGTATTGTATGTACATATCTTGATGCTACTAACAAAGAGGTATACTAAGTCAACAACCAAAACTTCTGCTGATACGATATATTTTATGATTTCAACAACGATATTTCTAATACAAGAATTACTACGTCTTTGTGGCGAAGGCCTCCACCTGTATATCAAGCAAAAATGGAACATAATAAgacttattattttgatggATTCTTTTGTTTTAACCATCATTGGGTTTAGCGTACCATATATCTGGGTTTGGTTTCATAATATGAAGGAAGTTTTCCATCTAATATTCTTTCTATTCCTCATTCCTCAAAATGATATGCTGAgtgaattaattgaaacAGCGATGGCAAGTTTACCACCAATCCTTTCCTTGACTTATACATGGGcgattttatttttggttTACGCAATTGcattgaatcaaatttttgGCCTCACAAGATTAGGTCCAAACACAAcagataatttgaattttagAACAGTGATCAAAAGTTTGATTGCTTTGTTCAGATGTAGTTTCGGAGAAGGTTGGAACTATATAATGGATGATTTGACAGTACTTGAACCTTATTGTTACGTTAACGATGTTGGCAACAGTGATTGCGGGTCACTCACGTATGCCTACATTCTACTAATGTCTTGGAATGTACTTTCCATGTACATTTTCATGAATATGTTCATTACTTTGATTATTGGTAATTTTAGTTACGTTTACAGAGGTGGTGGTGCTAAATCGGAGATTAATCGTTCGGAGATCAGGAAGTTTGTTGAAGCATGGGCAAAATATGATTCGGATGGTACGGGTGAGTTGGACTTTAGTTATTTGCCGCGATTAATGCATTCTTTTGATGGTCCATTATCTTTCACAATTTGGGAAGGAAGATTGACCATTAAAAACTTAGTAGCTAATTATATGGAGGTGAATCCGAATGATCCGTATGATGTTAAGGTAGATCTCGAAGGACTGAACAAGGAATTGTCAACTCTGGATAAAGGTAAGGTGTTACAAAGAAGATTACAGTACCGGAGATTCGTTCAAGAAGTTTATTATACCAATGCTTATAGAGGAGCTCTGAAGTTTTCAAACTTACTCCAGCAAATCCCATTATACACTGCATATAATCCAAGAGAATGTCTTGGTATTGATCATTATGTTCGTTATTTGTACACGATGGGTAAAGTTGATAAGTATTTGGATAATCGACGTAATGTGGATGTTTTAGACATGGTCGTTACGAGATGGAAATACCGTTTCAGAAAGAATCATGGTgctaataatgaaaatcaTCTATTAACTAGAGTAACGCCAGTCGATCAGATCTCTGAGGTAAACTTCCCGGACAGCTCAGAAGAAGTTAATCAAAACGTCTTACCGCCTTTGACTACACCAAGGATGGATTTTGGTGTCAACAATTTTATGTGGTCACCTAGGAATGCAGAACATAGCCACAACCCATTTGAGAATCTATCAACCTCAGAAGAACATGAAGCTGATGATATTTGA